One Synechocystis sp. LKSZ1 genomic window, GCCTAGGCATTAACGTTACGACAGCCGTCAGTGGTGAAGAGGCCTTGGAAAAATTGGCCCAAAGCATCCCCGATGTGATTGTCTTAGACATTGTTCTGCCGGGACGCAGTGGCTTTGAAATTTGTCGGGAATTAAAAGACCGGGAACAGACTAAACAGATTCCCATTATTCTCTGTTCCACCAAGGCTACCGATATGGATAAATTTTGGGGCAAGCGCCAGGG contains:
- a CDS encoding response regulator, whose translation is MGTALVIDDSSTERSIITEICKSLGINVTTAVSGEEALEKLAQSIPDVIVLDIVLPGRSGFEICRELKDREQTKQIPIILCSTKATDMDKFWGKRQGADAYITKPIDQAEFTATLKQFLTV